In one window of uncultured Draconibacterium sp. DNA:
- the yihA gene encoding ribosome biogenesis GTP-binding protein YihA/YsxC: protein MEIKEAQFVMSNTAVDKCPAADRPEYAFIGRSNVGKSSLINMLTNKRSLAKISGKPGKTRLINHFLINKEWYLVDLPGYGYAQVPKAERLKWEKMLKNYILKRENLYCLFVLIDSRHEAQKVDLEFMEWLGISEIPFNIVFTKTDKLKPKELENNLKAYEEKMFQIWETMPGYFISSAEKGIGKDEILGMIDEVNKAH, encoded by the coding sequence ATGGAGATAAAAGAAGCTCAGTTTGTGATGAGCAATACTGCAGTAGACAAATGTCCGGCAGCCGATCGGCCGGAGTATGCATTTATAGGCCGGTCGAATGTGGGCAAGTCATCGTTAATAAATATGCTCACCAACAAAAGATCGTTGGCAAAAATTTCGGGCAAACCCGGGAAAACGCGCCTGATCAATCATTTTCTCATAAACAAAGAATGGTACTTGGTTGATTTGCCCGGTTACGGTTACGCGCAAGTTCCGAAAGCCGAGCGCTTGAAATGGGAGAAAATGCTCAAAAATTATATCCTGAAACGAGAAAATCTTTATTGCCTGTTCGTATTGATCGATTCGCGCCATGAGGCACAAAAAGTTGATCTTGAATTTATGGAATGGCTGGGCATTAGTGAAATTCCTTTCAATATAGTTTTTACCAAAACAGATAAGCTGAAACCAAAGGAGTTGGAAAACAACTTGAAAGCCTACGAAGAAAAGATGTTTCAAATTTGGGAAACAATGCCCGGGTATTTTATATCTTCGGCTGAAAAGGGAATTGGAAAAGACGAAATTCTGGGAATGATAGACGAGGTGAATAAAGCCCACTAG
- a CDS encoding Dabb family protein, whose translation MINHVVLFKLKDYPAEEKTEIIAELKVMLLGLKDKIAELKHIEVGENYELNSKSYDMALLSHFESVEDLDVYRVHPEHLKVVKRIGETTDARAAVDFNF comes from the coding sequence ATGATTAATCACGTCGTTCTTTTTAAATTGAAGGATTATCCGGCCGAAGAAAAAACGGAAATAATAGCCGAACTAAAAGTAATGCTTTTGGGTTTAAAAGATAAAATCGCTGAGCTTAAGCACATTGAGGTAGGCGAGAATTATGAATTAAATTCAAAAAGTTACGATATGGCCTTACTTTCGCATTTCGAAAGTGTTGAAGATCTGGATGTATACCGTGTGCATCCCGAACATTTAAAAGTGGTAAAACGCATTGGTGAAACTACCGACGCTCGTGCTGCTGTAGATTTTAACTTTTAA
- a CDS encoding type I phosphomannose isomerase catalytic subunit: MSNLYPIKFRPIFHEKIWGGNRMKTILNKDFGDMPNCGESWELSGVNGNISVVSNGFLAGNDLNELIEIYMGDLVGDKVYEKFGNEFPLLIKFIDAQDDLSIQVHPNDKLSKERHNAYGKTEMWYVAGAEKGALINSGFNQEVDREKYLEYFNSGKLTDLLHYDEAQVGDVFFIPAGRVHAIGKGCLVAEIQQTSDVTYRIFDYNRKDDKGNERELHTDLALDAVDFSYSSQYKTDYSTEENKAVEIVSCPYFTTNIIEFNKELDKDYNQLDSFVIYMTLEGDFEIITEEGTEKVAMGETILLPASLESVQLKPKNESVKILEVFIK; the protein is encoded by the coding sequence ATGAGTAACCTATATCCCATAAAGTTTAGACCAATTTTTCATGAGAAGATTTGGGGTGGAAACCGAATGAAAACCATCCTGAACAAAGATTTTGGCGATATGCCCAATTGTGGCGAAAGCTGGGAACTTTCGGGTGTTAACGGAAACATTTCGGTGGTAAGCAATGGCTTTTTGGCCGGCAACGACCTGAACGAGTTGATTGAAATATATATGGGAGATTTGGTGGGCGACAAAGTCTACGAAAAGTTTGGAAATGAATTTCCACTGCTCATAAAATTTATCGATGCGCAGGACGATCTGTCCATTCAGGTTCATCCCAACGATAAATTATCGAAGGAAAGGCACAATGCCTACGGTAAAACCGAAATGTGGTATGTGGCCGGAGCTGAAAAAGGAGCGCTGATCAACTCGGGTTTTAACCAGGAAGTTGATCGCGAGAAATACCTTGAATATTTTAATTCGGGTAAGTTAACCGATTTGCTGCATTATGATGAGGCACAGGTTGGCGATGTTTTCTTTATTCCAGCCGGTCGTGTTCATGCTATTGGTAAAGGTTGTTTGGTAGCCGAAATTCAGCAAACATCGGATGTTACATATCGTATTTTCGATTACAACCGCAAAGATGATAAAGGTAACGAACGCGAATTGCATACCGATCTGGCTTTGGACGCCGTAGATTTTTCGTATTCGAGCCAATATAAAACAGACTACAGCACCGAGGAAAATAAAGCGGTAGAAATTGTAAGCTGTCCGTATTTTACCACCAATATTATTGAATTCAATAAAGAGTTGGATAAAGATTACAATCAACTCGATTCGTTTGTTATTTATATGACATTGGAAGGCGATTTTGAAATTATTACTGAAGAAGGTACCGAAAAAGTGGCAATGGGAGAAACGATTCTCTTGCCTGCCAGCCTGGAATCAGTTCAGTTGAAACCAAAAAATGAATCGGTAAAAATCCTCGAGGTTTTTATCAAATAA
- a CDS encoding ribose-phosphate pyrophosphokinase: MKTHPLKIFTGRATRHLTEKICDSLDVDLGHSSCPVFADGEFEPCYEETIRGSHIFIVQSTPPSADNLLELLLMVDAAKRASAYKVIAVIPYFGYARQDRKDKPRVSIGAKLVADLLSVSGVDRLITMDLHADQIQGFFNVPVDHLYASTLFVPFIEKMGLDNVIIASPDVGGTKRANTYAKMLNTGIVICHKTRARPNEVGNMTVIGDVENKDVIIVDDMIDTAGTITKAANLMKKKGARSVRAFAAHGVLSGPALERIEKSELEEVYFTDSIKPKTGCDKIKYICTAEAFGEAIRRVYKNQSISSLYYK; the protein is encoded by the coding sequence ATGAAAACTCACCCACTTAAAATTTTTACCGGACGAGCAACGCGACATTTAACTGAAAAAATTTGCGATAGTCTGGACGTTGATTTGGGGCATTCGTCGTGCCCGGTTTTTGCCGACGGCGAATTTGAACCCTGTTACGAAGAGACGATTCGTGGCTCGCATATTTTTATTGTGCAATCCACACCGCCATCAGCCGATAACCTTTTGGAGCTGTTGCTGATGGTTGATGCGGCTAAACGCGCCAGTGCCTATAAAGTTATTGCTGTAATTCCGTATTTTGGTTATGCGCGTCAGGATCGTAAGGATAAACCCCGGGTTTCTATTGGTGCCAAACTGGTGGCCGATTTGCTTTCAGTTTCAGGAGTCGACCGATTAATAACGATGGACCTGCACGCCGATCAAATCCAGGGATTCTTTAATGTTCCGGTTGACCATCTATATGCTTCAACCCTTTTTGTCCCATTTATAGAAAAAATGGGATTGGATAATGTAATTATCGCGTCGCCGGATGTGGGTGGTACAAAGCGTGCCAATACCTATGCAAAAATGCTGAATACCGGTATCGTTATTTGTCATAAAACAAGAGCGCGTCCGAATGAAGTGGGTAACATGACCGTTATTGGTGATGTTGAAAATAAAGACGTGATTATAGTTGACGATATGATTGACACTGCAGGAACAATAACCAAAGCTGCCAATCTGATGAAGAAAAAGGGGGCAAGAAGTGTTCGCGCTTTTGCTGCACACGGTGTATTGTCGGGGCCGGCGTTGGAACGAATTGAAAAATCGGAATTGGAAGAAGTGTATTTTACCGATTCGATTAAACCCAAAACGGGCTGCGATAAAATTAAATATATCTGTACGGCCGAGGCT